Proteins from a genomic interval of Erwinia sp. SLM-02:
- a CDS encoding PP2C family serine/threonine-protein phosphatase yields MMENTELRQRLLAVLLDGHRAQNDAGERDALLADPSVAFLLNRLIERVAQKLTPGDSASADKIQVANVDTAASVLSAPVLNQSINPAMPPPAPHALTWLPLAFYFAELVSGKAVTKPESEIETSDKSAYDDGITGADNTISADNTAQSQTPELLQNGVVAHSDSPLLNAPLPLRPGQVPVAAVTAPPAPVPPLPRAKISLPNARVGTPFSAQVEVRLDNGEPVSVEDVTFPDAFGLSFDKTSGVLSGTPTTSGDITLLVHWRWRDRPPYPQEQLFIINPDPRSLWKIIEPPADDRYFKPNIDHRQIVEPGTRIAAASRRGRSHEHVGSFRDDDFAIHHCSESGWSIMLVADGAGSAKNSRRGSQIATRCVADHLVALLSGERGQSLGHQVQNWSSEDRQAVGATFIRQFHQASIAAVNAITGEASQLAESVKSYSTTLLATVSLRCGDELFAAAFWMGDGAIAAYGPAGKVRVLGTPDSGEYAGQTRFLDAEAVADPEFSKRISIGKWPEISHLLLVTDGVSDPWFETDNGLRNADKWDALVTEIAPCLADEPHAAERLAEWLNFFSPGNHDDRTIVASW; encoded by the coding sequence ATGATGGAAAATACGGAACTTCGTCAGCGGCTGCTGGCGGTGCTGTTGGACGGGCACAGGGCGCAGAACGATGCGGGCGAGCGCGATGCCCTGCTGGCCGACCCGTCTGTTGCATTTCTACTTAACCGACTGATTGAGCGGGTGGCGCAAAAGCTGACGCCTGGTGACTCCGCCAGCGCAGACAAAATCCAGGTAGCGAACGTTGATACGGCGGCGAGTGTATTGTCTGCTCCGGTGTTGAATCAATCAATCAACCCGGCCATGCCACCGCCCGCTCCACACGCGCTGACCTGGCTGCCGCTGGCGTTTTATTTCGCGGAGCTGGTTAGCGGTAAGGCTGTGACAAAACCGGAGAGTGAGATCGAAACATCGGATAAATCGGCCTACGATGACGGCATCACCGGCGCTGACAATACGATTAGCGCTGATAATACCGCGCAGTCGCAAACGCCTGAACTGTTGCAGAATGGCGTTGTTGCACACTCTGACAGCCCCCTTCTAAACGCCCCGTTGCCCCTGCGCCCCGGCCAGGTGCCCGTCGCGGCGGTCACAGCGCCGCCCGCACCGGTTCCGCCGCTGCCGCGCGCAAAAATCAGCCTGCCCAATGCCCGCGTCGGCACGCCGTTCAGCGCGCAGGTTGAGGTACGGCTGGATAACGGCGAGCCGGTCAGCGTGGAAGACGTCACTTTTCCCGACGCGTTCGGACTGAGCTTCGACAAAACCAGCGGCGTGCTGTCGGGAACGCCGACCACCAGCGGCGATATCACGCTGCTGGTTCACTGGCGCTGGCGGGATCGCCCGCCGTACCCGCAGGAACAGCTGTTTATCATCAATCCCGACCCGCGCAGCCTGTGGAAGATCATCGAGCCTCCGGCGGACGATCGCTACTTCAAACCGAATATCGACCACCGGCAGATCGTGGAGCCGGGAACTCGCATTGCCGCCGCCAGCCGCCGCGGGCGATCCCATGAACACGTCGGATCGTTTCGCGATGATGATTTTGCCATCCACCACTGCAGTGAAAGCGGCTGGAGCATCATGCTGGTCGCCGACGGCGCAGGCAGTGCAAAAAATTCGCGGCGGGGATCGCAGATTGCCACCCGCTGCGTGGCTGACCACCTCGTCGCGCTGCTGAGCGGCGAACGGGGGCAGTCGTTGGGACACCAGGTGCAGAACTGGAGCAGCGAGGATCGGCAGGCGGTCGGCGCCACCTTTATTCGCCAGTTCCATCAGGCATCGATTGCCGCGGTTAACGCCATCACCGGCGAAGCCAGCCAGCTTGCTGAAAGCGTAAAATCCTATTCCACCACCCTGCTGGCCACCGTATCCCTGCGCTGTGGCGATGAGCTGTTTGCCGCCGCGTTCTGGATGGGCGACGGCGCAATCGCCGCCTACGGCCCGGCGGGAAAAGTGCGCGTCCTCGGCACGCCGGACAGCGGCGAATATGCCGGGCAAACCCGCTTCCTGGATGCCGAAGCCGTCGCCGACCCGGAATTCAGCAAGCGCATCAGCATCGGCAAATGGCCGGAGATTTCGCACCTGCTGCTGGTCACCGACGGGGTTTCCGACCCGTGGTTTGAAACCGATAACGGCCTGCGCAACGCGGATAAATGGGATGCCCTGGTAACAGAGATCGCCCCGTGCCTGGCCGACGAGCCGCACGCGGCGGAAAGGCTGGCCGAATGGCTGAACTTCTTCTCCCCCGGCAACCACGATGACCGGACAATTGTCGCATCCTGGTAA
- a CDS encoding vWA domain-containing protein, translated as MRRLPVYLLLDTSGSMTGEPIEAVKNGVQMLLSTLRQDPYALETAWVSVITFDSTARQAVPLTDLINFTLPDLTASGTTALGDALSLVATRIGEEVQKTTAETKGDWRPLVFIMTDGAPTDDWRKGVSEFKAARTGVVVACAAGHAAETKVLQEITEIVLQLDTADSSSIKAFFKWVSASISVGSQKVESGKKEVIGLDDLPPPPPEVNVVL; from the coding sequence ATGAGAAGACTGCCGGTTTACCTTTTACTTGATACGTCCGGGTCGATGACCGGAGAGCCGATTGAAGCGGTGAAAAACGGCGTGCAGATGCTGCTTTCCACCCTCAGGCAGGATCCCTACGCGTTGGAAACCGCCTGGGTTTCCGTGATTACCTTCGATTCCACCGCCCGCCAGGCCGTCCCGCTGACCGATCTGATTAACTTCACCCTGCCCGACCTGACCGCCAGCGGCACCACCGCGCTGGGTGATGCGCTGTCGCTGGTTGCCACGCGCATCGGCGAGGAAGTGCAAAAAACCACCGCCGAAACCAAGGGCGACTGGCGGCCGCTGGTGTTTATCATGACCGACGGCGCGCCGACCGACGACTGGCGCAAGGGCGTCAGCGAATTCAAGGCGGCCCGTACCGGTGTGGTGGTGGCCTGCGCCGCAGGCCACGCGGCCGAAACCAAAGTTCTGCAGGAAATCACCGAGATCGTGCTGCAGCTGGATACCGCCGATTCCTCTTCGATCAAAGCCTTCTTCAAATGGGTTTCCGCCAGTATTTCGGTCGGCAGCCAGAAGGTGGAATCCGGTAAAAAAGAGGTGATCGGGCTTGACGATCTGCCGCCGCCGCCGCCGGAAGTTAACGTCGTTTTATAA
- a CDS encoding cysteine protease StiP family protein → MTDFVPFSGSYHPDDVHFLLTPVEMEMTPVDRKEALIQSGAKHYSEMLSQEPEPTEWHLDLFARALDQGAARLAKEVAMLAQALIERFPDTPVVLASLVRAGVPLGVMLQQALRDCGKESYHYGISIIRDRGIDNAALDWIERRHGTEGLVFVDGWTGKGAITGELVRSLKDRPGYPAYPRLVVLADPCGRSWLSASDDDWLIPFGIMGAPVSGMISRSIWRTDGFHGCVICTHLERFECSRHLVDTVAAHRRRLGEVKACEWDPAQNEGLRQQSEAVIKQLAQQYAIASTNRIKPGIAEATRAVLRRVPDHVLVRSTEDADVALLLHLAREKGIAVTAVGEAIGQYRAVTIIKKVL, encoded by the coding sequence ATGACTGATTTTGTGCCGTTTTCAGGATCCTATCACCCGGATGACGTTCACTTTCTGCTGACGCCGGTTGAAATGGAAATGACCCCGGTCGATCGCAAAGAAGCGCTGATCCAGTCGGGCGCGAAGCACTATTCCGAGATGCTGAGCCAGGAGCCGGAGCCGACCGAATGGCATCTGGACCTGTTTGCCCGCGCGCTTGATCAGGGCGCAGCGCGGCTGGCAAAAGAGGTGGCGATGCTGGCGCAGGCGCTGATTGAGCGCTTCCCCGATACGCCGGTGGTGCTGGCAAGCCTGGTCCGCGCCGGGGTGCCGCTGGGCGTGATGCTGCAGCAGGCGCTGCGCGATTGTGGCAAAGAGTCTTATCATTACGGTATCAGCATTATTCGCGATCGCGGCATTGACAACGCCGCGCTGGACTGGATTGAACGGCGTCACGGCACCGAAGGCCTTGTTTTCGTTGATGGCTGGACCGGCAAAGGCGCCATCACCGGCGAGCTGGTCCGCTCCCTGAAGGATCGCCCCGGCTATCCGGCCTACCCGCGCCTCGTGGTGCTGGCCGATCCCTGCGGGCGGTCGTGGCTGTCGGCCAGCGACGACGACTGGCTGATCCCGTTTGGCATTATGGGCGCGCCGGTATCCGGCATGATTTCGCGATCCATCTGGCGCACTGATGGGTTCCACGGCTGCGTGATCTGTACTCATCTCGAACGCTTTGAGTGCAGCCGTCACCTGGTTGACACGGTCGCCGCGCACCGTCGCCGGCTGGGAGAGGTTAAGGCCTGCGAGTGGGATCCGGCGCAGAATGAAGGGCTGCGGCAGCAGAGTGAAGCGGTGATTAAGCAGCTGGCGCAGCAGTACGCTATCGCCAGCACTAACCGCATCAAACCCGGCATTGCCGAAGCGACCCGCGCCGTACTGCGCCGCGTGCCGGATCACGTACTGGTCCGGTCAACGGAGGATGCCGATGTGGCGCTGCTGCTGCATCTGGCGCGTGAAAAAGGTATCGCGGTGACCGCCGTGGGCGAGGCCATCGGCCAGTATCGGGCGGTCACCATTATCAAGAAGGTACTCTGA
- a CDS encoding TerY-C metal binding domain-containing protein: MRRLPIFFILDCSESMVGENLQKMNQGLQTIVNDLKKDPHALETAWVSVIAFAGVAKTIVPLVESASFYPPRLPIGGGTSLGAALRELTRQIDLQVRKTTAERKGDWRPVVYLLTDGRPTDDVSGEIRRWKEHYASRVNLIAIGIGSGADLNILRQLTENVLLFNEAKESDFTQFIKWITASVSAHSRSVGESATAATPLPTTGSIVRLAKDEVARASDETCVILTGRCSRSRRPYLMKYERPAVNLSSLDFKLNINGFNLAGCYPIDEDYFAWSDASASALQVNTAELHGVPGCPHCGNGSAFALCTCGGLLCINGPDDVTCPWCDKGLSFSDEGGEQDFDVNRGRG, translated from the coding sequence ATGAGAAGACTGCCCATATTTTTTATCCTCGACTGTTCGGAATCGATGGTCGGGGAAAATCTGCAAAAAATGAACCAGGGTCTGCAAACCATCGTTAACGACCTGAAGAAAGATCCCCACGCGCTGGAAACCGCCTGGGTGTCGGTGATTGCCTTTGCCGGCGTGGCGAAAACTATCGTTCCGCTGGTCGAGTCGGCGTCGTTTTATCCCCCACGCCTGCCCATTGGCGGCGGCACCAGCCTGGGTGCGGCGCTGCGCGAGCTGACCCGTCAGATCGATCTGCAGGTGCGTAAAACCACCGCCGAACGCAAAGGCGACTGGAGGCCGGTGGTCTATCTGCTGACCGATGGCCGCCCCACCGACGATGTGTCGGGCGAAATCCGCCGCTGGAAAGAGCACTACGCCAGCCGCGTCAATCTGATCGCCATCGGCATCGGCTCCGGTGCAGATCTGAATATCCTGCGCCAGCTGACCGAGAATGTGCTGCTGTTTAACGAAGCGAAAGAGAGCGATTTTACCCAGTTCATCAAGTGGATCACCGCCTCGGTTTCCGCCCACAGCCGTAGCGTTGGCGAATCCGCCACCGCCGCTACGCCGCTGCCCACCACCGGCTCGATTGTCCGACTGGCAAAAGACGAGGTGGCCCGCGCCAGCGATGAAACCTGCGTGATCCTCACCGGCCGCTGCTCGCGTTCACGCCGTCCATATCTGATGAAGTACGAACGCCCGGCGGTTAACCTCTCCTCGCTGGATTTCAAACTGAATATCAACGGCTTTAATCTGGCGGGCTGCTATCCGATTGATGAAGACTATTTCGCGTGGAGCGATGCCTCCGCGTCGGCGCTTCAGGTCAATACCGCCGAGCTGCACGGCGTGCCCGGCTGCCCGCACTGCGGCAACGGCAGCGCGTTTGCACTCTGCACCTGCGGCGGGCTGCTGTGCATCAACGGACCGGACGATGTTACCTGCCCGTGGTGTGACAAAGGGCTGTCCTTCAGCGATGAAGGCGGCGAACAGGATTTCGACGTTAATCGGGGACGAGGATGA
- a CDS encoding vWA domain-containing protein, translated as MRRLPVYLLIDTSGSMRGESIHAVNVGIQAMLSALRQDPYALESVHISIITFDNEAREHTPLTALEAFQFTDIVVPSAGGTFTGAALECLMHCVDRDIQRSDGDRKGDWRPLVFLMTDGTPSDSLAYSEAIPEIKKRSFGAIIACAVGSKAKHEPLKQLTSQVVALETLDSTAFSGFFKWVSASVASGSSSAGINATQDSLPPPPPEIQLVL; from the coding sequence ATGAGAAGATTACCGGTCTATCTGCTGATTGATACCTCCGGGTCGATGCGCGGTGAATCCATTCACGCGGTTAACGTCGGCATCCAGGCAATGCTCAGCGCGCTGCGCCAGGATCCCTACGCGCTGGAAAGCGTGCATATTTCGATTATCACCTTCGATAATGAAGCACGCGAGCATACTCCGCTGACCGCGCTGGAAGCCTTTCAGTTTACCGATATCGTGGTGCCGAGCGCCGGAGGCACCTTTACCGGCGCGGCGCTGGAGTGCCTGATGCACTGCGTCGACCGCGATATTCAGCGCTCGGACGGCGACCGTAAAGGCGACTGGCGTCCGCTGGTGTTCCTGATGACCGACGGTACGCCGTCGGACAGCCTGGCCTACAGCGAAGCGATCCCCGAGATAAAAAAACGATCGTTTGGGGCGATCATAGCCTGCGCGGTGGGCAGCAAAGCGAAGCACGAACCGCTCAAGCAGCTCACCTCCCAGGTGGTGGCGCTGGAAACGCTGGACTCCACGGCCTTCTCCGGCTTCTTCAAATGGGTGTCGGCCAGCGTTGCGTCCGGCAGCAGCAGCGCCGGGATCAACGCTACTCAGGACAGCCTGCCGCCGCCGCCGCCGGAAATTCAGCTGGTGCTGTAA
- a CDS encoding HpcH/HpaI aldolase/citrate lyase family protein — MNERLSPWRLGATLYMPATRTDIAETVLDNKIAGLRSLVICLEDAVSDADIPLARRNLQQVLARLAEAKKLQGNACWPLVFVRPRDISMGAELAADWDLSGVDGLVLPKFTRHCLPVWWAMLKDSHLCMMPTLETEEVFDVVQMRELAAALANHPCRQRIIALRIGGNDLMNVVSLRRSREFTLYDGPMGYVIKMLVSVFATRDFALTAPVCEHIDDRQIMDRELALDMLHGLVGKTAIHPSQIGIIEAALMVSASDHADALRILNSSQAVFKSQGAMCEPATHRRWASTILARAQVYGIVSEKNPDALRLMTALSKS; from the coding sequence ATGAACGAACGGCTTTCCCCCTGGCGTCTCGGTGCAACGCTGTATATGCCCGCCACCCGCACGGATATCGCTGAAACCGTCCTGGATAATAAGATTGCCGGCCTGCGTTCGCTGGTCATCTGTCTGGAAGATGCGGTCAGCGATGCCGATATCCCCCTTGCCCGCCGCAATCTGCAGCAGGTTCTGGCGCGCCTGGCGGAAGCGAAAAAGTTACAGGGTAACGCCTGCTGGCCGCTGGTATTTGTCCGTCCGCGCGATATCAGCATGGGCGCGGAGCTGGCCGCCGACTGGGATCTGAGCGGCGTGGACGGGCTGGTGCTGCCCAAGTTTACCCGCCACTGCCTGCCGGTCTGGTGGGCGATGCTTAAAGACTCGCACCTGTGCATGATGCCGACGCTGGAAACCGAAGAGGTGTTTGACGTGGTGCAGATGCGCGAACTGGCCGCGGCACTGGCCAATCACCCCTGCCGTCAGCGTATTATTGCCCTGCGCATCGGCGGCAACGACCTGATGAACGTGGTATCGCTGCGCCGTTCGCGGGAGTTCACCCTGTACGACGGCCCGATGGGCTACGTGATTAAAATGCTGGTGTCGGTCTTTGCCACGCGGGATTTCGCCCTCACCGCCCCGGTCTGTGAACATATTGACGACAGGCAGATCATGGATCGCGAGCTGGCGCTGGATATGCTGCACGGCCTGGTCGGTAAAACCGCCATTCATCCGAGCCAGATTGGCATTATCGAAGCGGCGCTGATGGTGTCGGCCAGCGACCATGCGGATGCGCTGCGCATTCTTAACTCCAGCCAGGCGGTGTTTAAGTCGCAGGGGGCGATGTGCGAACCGGCGACCCACCGACGCTGGGCTTCGACCATTCTTGCCCGCGCCCAGGTGTACGGTATCGTCAGCGAGAAAAATCCGGATGCGCTCAGGCTGATGACGGCGCTGAGCAAAAGCTGA
- a CDS encoding tellurium resistance protein TerW: MHLSTRQARIFKLATLLGAGKPVSAESIITALDCSEPTLTRALKELRESYAAEIKYSKASHSYQLTAAGQLDKKALRRMNEALAENAELKPAETVSRVFLDKDKKKAVSLSLRMSLLRKIDRLSRLQEITRSEAVEMAVAHGIDELIRTAMAQKKSS, from the coding sequence ATGCATCTCAGTACCCGACAGGCCCGAATTTTTAAACTGGCGACGCTGCTTGGCGCGGGCAAACCCGTTTCCGCCGAGAGCATTATTACCGCGCTGGACTGCTCCGAGCCGACCCTGACCCGCGCGCTGAAAGAGCTGCGCGAGTCTTACGCCGCGGAAATCAAATACAGCAAAGCCAGCCATTCCTATCAGCTTACCGCTGCGGGTCAGCTGGATAAGAAAGCGCTGCGCCGGATGAACGAGGCGCTGGCTGAAAATGCCGAGCTGAAACCGGCCGAAACGGTCAGCCGGGTCTTTCTCGATAAGGATAAGAAAAAAGCGGTGTCGCTTTCGCTGCGCATGTCGCTGCTGCGTAAAATCGACCGCCTGTCACGCCTGCAGGAGATCACCCGCAGCGAAGCGGTGGAAATGGCCGTGGCGCACGGCATTGATGAACTCATTCGCACCGCCATGGCGCAGAAAAAGAGCAGCTGA
- a CDS encoding TerD family protein yields the protein MSVSLKKGQGVSLRKNEHDLSSVTIGLGWDINEEKKGLLGGLFGKKEPEYDLDVVAFLCDAAGKVADLGKTENGKPTLVDGDIIFFNSLRHKSGQIWLTGDNRTGEGDGDDEQIIVKLNTLDARYEKIVFIVQIYNGVQLQQHFGKVQNAFIRAVDARNVEMARFDLSGGSAFSNQRSMLFAELVRESTGWKLNAIGEPSESDTFVSHLKNYMR from the coding sequence ATGTCAGTCAGCTTAAAAAAAGGACAAGGCGTCAGCCTGCGTAAAAACGAGCACGATCTGTCATCCGTGACCATCGGGCTGGGCTGGGACATTAACGAAGAGAAAAAAGGCCTGCTGGGCGGTCTGTTCGGCAAAAAAGAACCGGAGTATGACCTCGACGTGGTGGCGTTTCTCTGCGATGCCGCAGGCAAAGTGGCCGACTTAGGTAAAACGGAAAACGGCAAGCCGACCCTGGTCGACGGCGACATCATCTTCTTCAACAGCCTGCGCCATAAATCCGGCCAGATCTGGCTGACCGGTGACAACCGCACCGGCGAAGGCGACGGTGACGATGAGCAAATCATCGTTAAGCTCAATACGCTGGATGCCCGCTACGAGAAGATCGTCTTTATCGTGCAGATTTATAACGGCGTGCAGCTGCAGCAGCACTTTGGCAAGGTACAGAACGCCTTTATCCGCGCGGTCGATGCCCGCAATGTGGAAATGGCCCGCTTCGATCTCTCCGGCGGCAGCGCCTTCAGCAATCAGCGTTCAATGCTGTTTGCCGAACTGGTGCGTGAGAGCACCGGCTGGAAGCTGAACGCCATCGGTGAGCCTTCTGAGTCCGACACCTTCGTGTCACATCTGAAGAACTACATGCGATGA